Proteins found in one Venturia canescens isolate UGA chromosome 8, ASM1945775v1, whole genome shotgun sequence genomic segment:
- the Dark gene encoding uncharacterized protein Dark isoform X3, translated as MNKVYWIKFGYERLIDDEILIQLNFLYHQVRNTDPLSTNVHSEPLKEQLIHSLKNHFGKPENCNSLLILDDVVSKKIIDVFDFHCKTLVITTDSDLLEGKKREIIEMKDGFTEEESVKLFAKVLQVDVRELPPEAKKIHKECNGMPILIAMFAASFEDFQHDMQVNSERWRYYLDALRKKDPSNRVMEQFLAKQEVIFEICINQLKNDVKNKYEALAIFSEGVNIMPETLSILWGGERFAVEEQMVNLCHKSLAAKHWNADLKSYVYGVHDLLLCYLRKKLGPENLRNLHRSFVEKYRAYCKNDFSKLPNDNYSYSYIGHHMEQAGLHIEFPRLYLDLNFIREKISNTGLSDLLIDLRKYRKLIINDDPKIEEKVVDLENFLESRAGPIAEQRQRKCLDLIQIGMNYTTKKYIYEKTRELANLDSTKLFVTHDGPVFTLSSCDEIRPGAQSAFFTDNPHKILIGNCCGQVILWDCDSRLHNAFSGHTENSPIIKIIVSCNNDYFLTLSQHGHIQHFDLNEDDSDREVQSPREKQQHWKSMFGDKAPRVQGLFSIDKETITDMALSQKDGRLDRIGVCTDKGTIRVWSIDGVIIYTNKEEKHSFVQIAFTRNGAMLHLMDKEGLLMIYVQEIDSKITSYSYVSMWNAKIKRESEVVFLGPVPRTERAMIVVTDSTAVWIKWEESYAGNYANSVIQVHSFMKRAIADVDPRETRFTSATLTYDGKYLITADSKGSVNVWNVKGGWEPLATFNGHVTSLDTYCQGEDNHLICGCGKNVIYRWELALEELRKSVRKPLFDAVMNTVEQENIIAKEVHTSRESQPPTNEVTVNLYHGDSLIAKTKPVQGSIIRLNLNSTGDKILYVTDKRLVMLFDVETKTTTNLLELESTPGIVTFVTTAGSTIVVCGENNDLKIIFGKVEALVEDTGHVTSISTIDNDYVVTIARNGMIKFWCVHETNWTLLSFSQLCTESESVCYSSFNVKKNLLGLLKGNDQMLIYEVTRDDTTNPPIFKTEEYVRFSYNQKLTCCEFSKDDCYLATGLENGDISIFDVNQRCELTRLVLHGNGVRELHWAPISHGAPILLSVNCDELAWWNVALVNEEKKENRLGRMGMSRSTSSLGISPRSSMKLSKSMGAEVSNGIASLSKNPANSVVSSLGKRENGHRNGNIDPKTFWKNKVAKYPNKTALLSLVPLPPSCNSKICVSDDFCQFLSIDIHGVVRNFKFYNYDA; from the exons ATG AACAAAGTTTATTGGATAAAATTCGGTTACGAGAGATTGATCGATGACGAAATTTTGATTCAGCTAAATTTTCTTTACCATCAAGTGAGAAATACTGATCCTCTGAGCACGAACGTGCACTCGGAACCTCTCAAAGAACAGCTCATTCACTCgctcaaaaatcattttggcaAACCCGAAAATTGCAACTCTTTGCTCATTCTCGATGACGTTGtgagcaaaaaaatcatagatGTCTTCGACTTCCATTGTAAAACTTTAGTTATTACGACTGACAGTGATTTGTTAGAGGGGAAAAAACGCGAAATCATAGAg ATGAAAGATGGCTTTACCGAAGAGGAAAGTGTCAAACTTTTTGCAAAAGTGTTACAAGTCGATGTACGGGAATTGCCGCCAgaggcaaaaaaaattcacaaggAATGCAACGGAATGCCAATTTTGATAGCAATGTTTGCCGCTAGCTTTGAAGATTTTCAACACGATATGCAGGTGAATTCTGAAAGGTGGCGTTATTACTTAGATGCACTGCGTAAAAAAGATCCGTCAAACAG ggtAATGGAACAATTCTTGGCGAAGCAAGAAGTCATTTTCGAAATATGCATCAACCAACTGAAAAATGATGTTAAAAATAAGTATGAAGCATTGGCCATTTTCAGTGAAGGTGTTAACATAATGCCTGAG ACCCTCTCAATTCTGTGGGGCGGCGAAAGATTCGCGGTGGAAGAGCAAATGGTGAATTTGTGTCACAAGTCGCTCGCCGCAAAGCACTGGAACGCAGATCTTAAGAGCTACGTGTACGGAGTACATGATTTGTTGCTGTGTTATTTGCGAAAAAAGCTCGGTCCGGAGAATTTGCGTAATTTGCATCGATccttcgttgaaaaatatcgagcaTATtgcaaaaacgatttttccaaattgCCAAACGATAACTACAGTTACTCGTACATTGGACATCACATGGAGCAAGCGGGATTGCACATTGAATTTCCCCGATTGTATCTCGACTTGAATTTCATTAGAGAGAAGATCTCCAATACTGGATTGAGCGACTTGTTGATAGATTTGaggaaatatagaaaattgatAATCAATGACGATCCTAAGATCGAGGAAAAAGTGGTGGACTTGGAAAACTTTTTGGAAAGTCGAGCCGGCCCGATCGCCGAACAGAGACAACGCAAGTGCCTCGATTTGATACAAATCGGCATGAATTAtacaacgaaaaaatacatttatgaAAAGACTCGTGAATTAGCTAATTTGGATAGTACGAAATTGTTCGTAACGCACGACGGTCCTGTTTTCACGTTGTCTTCGTGCGACGAGATTCGTCCGGGAGCTCAATCCGCTTTTTTCACTGACAATCCTCACAAAATTCTTATTGGAAATTGTTGTGGTCAggtaattttgtgggattgcGATTCTCGCCTGCACAACGCTTTCAGTGGTCACACCGAAAATTCGCCGATCATTAAAATCATCGTTTCCTGTAACAATGATTACTTTCTCACGCTCTCTCAACACGGACATATCCAACATTTCGATCTCAACGAAGACGACAGTGACCGGGAGGTTCAAAGTCCTCGGGAAAAACAACAGCATTGGAAAAGCATGTTCGGCGACAAGGCACCCAGAGTTCAGGGACTATTTTCTATTGATAAGGAAACCATTACCGACATGGCACTCTCCCAAAAAGATGGGCGATTAGATCGTATTGGCGTTTGCACCGATAAAGGAACTATCAGg gtaTGGTCGATCGATGGAGTAATTATTTATACCAACAAAGAAGAAAA aCACTCTTTCGTGCAAATCGCGTTCACGAGGAACGGTGCAATGCTCCATTTGATGGACAAAGAGGGTTTACTGATGATTTACGTCCAGGAGATCGACAGTAAAATAACATCTTATTCTTACGTTTCGATGTGGAATGCAAAGATTAAAAGGGAGAGCGAAGTAGTGTTCTTAGGACCTGTTCCTCGGACCGAGAGAGCGATGATAGTGGTTACTGATTCAACAGCCGTATGGATCAAATGGGAAGAATCATATGCCGGAAATTATGCGAATTCGGTCATCCAAGTTCACAGCTTCATGAAACGCGCTATAGCCGACGTTGACCCTCGCGAAACCCGTTTTACATCCGCAACACTCACTTACGAcggaaaatatttaattacCGCTGATTCCAAAGGCTCTGTTAACGTTTGGAACGTCAAGGGTGGTTGGGAACCTCTCGCCACTTTTAATGGTCACGTAACCTCGTTGGATACTTATTGTCAAGGGGAAGACAATCACTTG ATTTGCGGTTGCGGAAAAAACGTAATTTACAGATGGGAGTTGGCTTTGGAAGAGCTGCGAAAATCCGTGCG aaAACCACTTTTTGACGCTGTCATGAATACCGTGGAACAAGAAAATATTATTGCAAAGGAAGTTCATACGAGCCGAGAGTCGCAGCCGCCCACAAACGAAGTAACCGTAAACCTTTATCACGGTGATTCGTTAATCGCAAAAACCAAACCCGTCCAAGGAAGCATCATCCGACTCAACCTCAATTCTACCGGTGATAAAATTCTCTACGTCACCGACAAGAGGTTGGTGATGCTTTTCGATGTTGAAACAAAAACGACGACGAACCTCTTGGAATTGGAATCAACGCCGGGGATTGTTACCTTTGTCACCACTGCTGGTTCAACTATTGTAGTGTGCGGCGAAAATAACGATTTGAAG ataATATTTGGCAAAGTTGAAGCCCTTGTAGAAGATACGGGACACGTAACATCGATTTCCACGATTGACAACGATTACGTAGTGACGATAGCGCGAAATGGGATGATCAAATTCTGGTGTGTCCACGAGACGAATTGGACCCTCTTGAGTTTCTCGCAGCTCTGTACTGAGAGCGAGAGTGTCTGCTATAGCAGTTTTAACGTGAAGAAGAATTTGCTCGGTTTGTTGAAAGGAAACGATCAAATGCTCATTTACGAGGTTACCAGAGACGATACGACCAACCCTCCAATCTTCAAGACTGAAGAATACGTCAGGTTTTCGTACAATCAGAAATTGACTTGCTGCGAATTTTCCAAGGATGACTGTTACTTGGCGACTGGTCTAGAAAACGGCGATATATCG ATCTTCGACGTGAACCAACGCTGCGAATTAACTCGCCTGGTGCTTCACGGCAACGGAGTGCGGGAGCTCCATTGGGCGCCGATAAGTCACGGAGCACCCATATTGTTGTCAGTGAATTGTGACGAGTTGGCGTGGTGGAACGTGGCGTTAGTgaacgaggagaaaaaggagaatcgTCTTGGCCGCATGGGAATGTCGCGAAGTACGTCAAGTCTTGGTATTAGTCCGAGGTCAAGTATGAAACTAAGTAAATCAATGGGCGCTGAGGTTTCCAATGGAATTGCCTCTTTGTCAAAAAACCCGGCGAACAGTGTCGTGTCGAGCCTGGGAAAAAGGGAAAACGGCCACCGAAACGGTAATATTGATCCAAaaactttttggaaaaacaaaGTCGCCAAATATCCGAACAAAACGGCCCTTTTGTCACTGGTCCCTTTGCCACCGAGCTGCAACTCCAAGATTTGCGTATCGGATGATTTCTGCCAATTTTTGTCCATTGATATTCATGGTGTTGTGAGAAACTTCAAGTTTTACAATTACGACGCTTAA